The DNA sequence attatttaatattaaaataatacaCTCCCGAAACTTTCAAATTCGTATCCCTCTTACAATAAAAATTTACACTTCTCATGTTCGAATCACATCataacaaacatttatattaccTGTAATGtaaaaataaagttagtaattCAAGTTTCAACCATATACAATTTTATTATATGATATAATCTTGAAATTACATacattcaattaaaataatattcatatcattattatttaatatttaattatttacatcaattttttaataaaatttatgtataataaataaataaaaatgtataaatataaaaataaccCGTACATCGTCGAATTTATGCTAgtatatttaatttataaaatatatatgcAAGTGAAACGGAAATTGAGAAAGATGGAGGAGAAACGAGTGAAAATATTAAAATGAGTGAAATGAGTTGAAAAAATACCATGCATGTCACTATTTTGAGATAAATGATCTTTAATATCGTTTTGTAAAAAGATCACCCGAAATATCACTTCATAACCTAACTTCTTTTAAGGTTTTTGTATTTAAAAAACATAAATCGGACTGTTCGCAAGGATAGGCCGAGTTGGTTAAAGAGAGAAGATAATTATCTTTTTGGTCACATATTCGAATCCTACCAAAAGTGAATTTATGATTATAACTCTTGAATTCGAGCATGTTGGTTAAATGCGATTTATTTTGGTTCACGTAATTTATAGGCTATTGATACAGCACGTGGGTTTACCCGATACGCACCCGAAAACTAGTGGGCGCGGATactctacgataaaaaaaaattgGGCTTCGGTTTTTACAACAATTCtgtttttcctttttctttcaTTGTTACATATTTTAAGTTACATTTGGAGACTCTAATTTTACATTCTTAACaataaaacataatttaaaaataagttttcatttatttttgattaatattttatattttcatatCATTTTATTGAATTTCAAAAATATTAACTTAAATTTAAATATTAGAGATAAATGCACTTTGCACCCTCAAACAAAGTTGAAAAAACAATTTTGTACTAGAAATTTCGGAAATACAACTTGCACCCCTCAACTTCAACTTACTAATTCAGTATGCACCCTTTTGcagattataattaaaataataagggGTAAAAATGGaactttattttaaaatgtaaataaattttagttagaatttcaaaaataagttaaaatatttataaaaatgatttcttttatattaaatattaatattgatCAGAATATTCTCATTAAATGCACTTCAAAATCATACGACGTCAAAGactttaaaatgaaataattacattaaattatatatatataatatttataaaaaaattattttgaatttaattttggtagaattatataatttttggcattaataatattactaaaattcaaaactcaactatataatattattcaaaaaatttaaagatattattttatagctataataataaattcaatttttaatataatctgaaaaataaaaaaattagtttaattaatattttactGAAATTCCCATTCTACCccttatttttttaataataatcgTCGAAGGGGTGTTTTCTGAATTGGCAGGTTGAAGTTGAGGGGTGCAAACTGAATTTCGAATACTATTGATACACATTTGTTTTTAAAACAAAATAAGAGGGTGCAAAGTGAAATTTtctctaaattttaaaattgaaTCATGGGTCCTAATTTAATAATGCTTAATATTTTAACGTTTAGCAACCGTCTTTGGATTCTGAAacgtttaaaaaataaataaaataaataaaacttagAAAACGGATTTAAGAAAGATTGGGGAAAGAGGGGAAATTAAAACGAACCCTAATTGAAAACGTTTGTGGGAGAGAAGAGAGAAATCAGGAAGAAAATGTCGGTTAGGATAATGAAGAAAGTTGCCGAATCTTTCAGTGCTTCGAAGAAATTTGCTGAATCTGTCAGTGCTTCGAAAAAGTCGGCTGAACCTTCGAAGAAATTGGTTGAATCTGTTAGTGCTTCGAAGAAATTCGAGGAATCTGTTCTTGCTGCGAAGAAATTTAAGGAATCTGTTCGTGCTTTTGCTTCGAAGGAAAACATCAGCGAGTATCTGAAACTTAAGAGATTTGAAATCAGCGAGTCTCTGAAACTTAAGAAGTATGATATCCGCAATACAGTTCGTCGTGAAATGGCTGATATGAAGGAGGTTCTCTCCCTCTCCCCCcctctctccatctctctctgtctctctcttcCCTCCTTCtcccctccctctctctctccctctctctctcccccctctctcCCCCCTCTCCCCCCACCCCGTGTGTGTGGAATGGATTAATTTGTAGTTGCTTTAGAATTATTGTCATTTTTATGCATATTTGATTTATTAGACCAACTTGTTAACGCGTCTTTGATACACATGTTGATTATTTTGCCTGATAGAGTGCTATATGTAGTTGTAGTACATGTACATGACGTCTCAGGTGTTTCGAGTATATATTTTGCAGTGTTGTTACGTTTCTCGTATGCTTAATGTCGATCACTACCAAACCCTAATGCAGAGTTGTGAGTGCTAGGCATAAAATTGTGAGTCTGTAACTTTTTATAACGTGAACATTTGTTTGTAAGTTAAGAATAATATACTGGATTATCTATTACGATTGTTCAATTATGGACCGAGATGGAGTAATAGTTTGTGTTTGATCTAGTTCTTGAACTGTTCCAGTCTAAACGTATTATAATTGAACTGGACTCTAGGATTTTATTATGCTAAAACATGTGAAGGTGAATGGTATGAGTGACGGAGTGAGACTGTACTGAATTGattaattgaatatttgttcAGAAGTGAAGAACAATTAATTGGATTCTCTAGTATTCAATCTTATGGACCGAGATGGAGTAATTTATGTATTCTGCATAAATGTACATACTAATAGTGTTTGTGTTTGATTTCGTTCTCGTCCTGTTGCAGTCTAAACATGTTATAATTGAATTGGAATCTAGGATCTTTTAAAACTTAAGAAGGCATAGTTGGACAATGTACTCTTAGCTACAGGCACGTAGGTTCCCTTTGCACGTATATAGAGGTTTTTGTGTACTTCAATATATGTATATTAGGGAATTTATTTAGTTGATAGATGGGGTATCTTGCCTTGGTTGTGTCCATTATAATGTTGGCGTTTTGCGTCAGACAGTAAGTTATTTCTATATTTGTTGTTACTGGAGATGAGGTTTTACATAGTTGGCAGCATATGATCTCGAATCTTGgtttatatttattatatttattaggGAGTTTACTTAGTTGATAGATAGGATATCTTGCCTTGGTTGATTTTTGCATATATTTATTATCTGATCTTCTGTTTTTTTTAGTTATTTGAAAAGGACGATGTCTTTTATGCTTTTGCCAACTCTGCGTTTGCTGTGGTACGAGGTATCATCTAAGGATGTATTGGCAAAGATGAACCTCAAATTTCCACCCCAGGGTAATATTCTCAACATAGCCTGTTTTTCCTTTTTAACTTTTGTGTTTTTATAactttttaaatatgactttaGTGTTTACTACAACACTTTTTTATGTTCTTTTAACAGAGCCTTTTTACTGTTGATCTCTTGCAATGTAGCACGTTTAAAGAGGGGATAAATATAGACTCTCATCTGATTTTTATTATGATTATGCACCAATTCGTTCTTTTTTTTTAATAGAGGGCCATGGAATTTGAATCGCAATAAGATATGAATGAAGCCAAAGCAAATTGACACTGATTGTCATTTCACTCGTGAAAAGGTTCTTAAAGGTCTCATTGAGCTTTCTTATCTCCCTTCTAATGCTCAGCCTGCAGACTGGTTAACAAAGATCTTGCCTTCTCCGTTGTTTACTAATCTCAAATCCAAGCTAGGGATGATTTCACCCATCACTAACTTgccggggggggggggggattGAACATAGTGTCATTGGTGGTCAAAAGAATCATGACATACATTCCTTGCCAGCTCGACAGAGGACAAATTAGTCACTTTATCACAGCTGGATACAAGTTGATCAGTTGGGCGGAAAGTTTGTAGAAAGAATATAAAGTCATTCTATCACAGCTTCATTCATTATTGAGTTACACAATAAATATCACACACACAACTCTCTCTTTCTTGTTTTTGTTGTACTTCGTCTAGTCAGTAACTAGTAGACCTTTTGTTTTGGAACAATGGAGCTTTGAGACTTTGGTTCTGTAATTCTGTTGAAGTGTTGATATGAATGTTTTGTATTAATCTGCAATTTATGTTTCTGTTCGCACCTGGTAACAATAAGCATCCCAGTTCACTTTTACAATCTATACAACTACATATATTTGATGAAATTTTCAATTCCGACCATAAATATTTCAGGAAGTCCTGGGTCTGGCATTACAGATCAAATTATCTTACCAGCTTATATTCTACTGAATCAATCTGAAAATCAGATGAC is a window from the Apium graveolens cultivar Ventura chromosome 1, ASM990537v1, whole genome shotgun sequence genome containing:
- the LOC141672929 gene encoding uncharacterized protein LOC141672929, producing the protein MSVRIMKKVAESFSASKKFAESVSASKKSAEPSKKLVESVSASKKFEESVLAAKKFKESVRAFASKENISEYLKLKRFEISESLKLKKYDIRNTVRREMADMKELFEKDDVFYAFANSAFAVVRGII